A window from Salvia miltiorrhiza cultivar Shanhuang (shh) chromosome 2, IMPLAD_Smil_shh, whole genome shotgun sequence encodes these proteins:
- the LOC131012086 gene encoding gamma-glutamyl hydrolase 2-like isoform X4: MAPPPPPPLSTSDSTASDSPESTSSPVDSSASGMLNYRRFPLLVPLCKELSGSAAAQSTAARQLLQTQTDASAPRITSAGRNLNFRPVIGILSHPGDGASGRLNNAPNVSYIAASYSKFVESAGARVIPLIYNEPWEVLYGKLSLVNGVIFTGGWAKKGLYAEVVESIFKEVLRKNDAGDHYPLLAICLGFELVIKIVSEDNMILERFNAVDQASTLQFVENINMNGTVFHRFPPTLLKKLSTDCLVMQHHKFGISPEKFQNNKRLSSFFKILATSADEDGKVYVSTVQARRYPVTGVQFHPEKNSFEWGLQGIPHSEDAVQVTQHIANFLVREARMSSNRPSSKEVLDNLIYNYTPTYCGKSGRGFDEVYIFSKAGRHFT; the protein is encoded by the exons ATGGCTCCACCACCGCCTCCTCCGCTCTCCACCTCAGACTCCACCGCCTCCGACTCGCCAGAATCCACGTCCTCTCCCGTCGACTCTTCTGCCTCTGGTATGCTAAACTACCGCCGGTTTCCCCTCCTCGTACCTCTCTGCAAAGAGCTCAGCGGCTCCGCCGCAGCTCAATCCACGGCTGCGCGGCAGCTCTTGCAAACTCAAACGGATGCTTCCGCTCCGAGAATCACCTCTGCCGGCCGCAATCTCAATTTCCGGCCGGTCATCGGAATCCTCAGTCACCCAGGGGACGGCGCCTCCGGCCGCCTTAACAACGCTCCCAATGTTTCCTACATTGCGGCCTCGTATTCCAAGTTTGTTGAATCTGCGGGTGCTAGAGTTATACCTCTTATCTACAATGAACCTTGGGAGGTTCTTTATGGA AAACTGAGTTTGGTCAATGGAGTGATCTTCACAGGAGGCTGGGCCAAAAAAGGTCTTTACGCTGAGGTTGTTGAATCAATATTTAAG GAAGTCTTGAGAAAAAATGATGCTGGAGACCATTACCCTTTGCTTGCTATCTGCTTAGGTTTTGAACTGGTGATCAAGATCGTGAGTGAG GATAACATGATCCTAGAGAGATTTAATGCAGTAGATCAAGCTTCAACATTGCAATTCGTGGAGAACATAAACATGAATGGAACTGTATTTCATAG GTTCCCTCCCACTTTATTAAAGAAGCTCAGTACAGACTGCCTAGTGATGCAACATCATAAG TTCGGGATATCACCCGAAAAATTCCAAAACAACAAGAGATTATCTAGCTTCTTTAAGATTTTAGCAACTAGTGCAGATGAGGATGGCAAG GTCTATGTTTCAACTGTGCAGGCACGGAGATATCCAGTAACCGGTGTGCAATTTCATCCAGAG AAAAATTCTTTCGAATGGGGCTTGCAAGGGATCCCACACTCAGAAGATGCAGTTCAAGTTACTCAACATATTGCTAACTTTCTAGTGAG GGAGGCCAGAATGTCTTCGAACAGGCCATCCTCCAAGGAAGTTCTTGACAACCTCATATACAATTACACTCCCACTTATTGTGGCAAATCtgg GCGAGGGTTTGATGAGGTATACATTTTCAGCAAGGCAGGCCGGCACTTTACATGA
- the LOC131012086 gene encoding gamma-glutamyl hydrolase 2-like isoform X3 — translation MAPPPPPPLSTSDSTASDSPESTSSPVDSSASGMLNYRRFPLLVPLCKELSGSAAAQSTAARQLLQTQTDASAPRITSAGRNLNFRPVIGILSHPGDGASGRLNNAPNVSYIAASYSKFVESAGARVIPLIYNEPWEVLYGKLSLVNGVIFTGGWAKKGLYAEVVESIFKEVLRKNDAGDHYPLLAICLGFELVIKIVSEDNMILERFNAVDQASTLQFVENINMNGTVFHRFPPTLLKKLSTDCLVMQHHKQFGISPEKFQNNKRLSSFFKILATSADEDGKVYVSTVQARRYPVTGVQFHPEKNSFEWGLQGIPHSEDAVQVTQHIANFLVREARMSSNRPSSKEVLDNLIYNYTPTYCGKSGRGFDEVYIFSKAGRHFT, via the exons ATGGCTCCACCACCGCCTCCTCCGCTCTCCACCTCAGACTCCACCGCCTCCGACTCGCCAGAATCCACGTCCTCTCCCGTCGACTCTTCTGCCTCTGGTATGCTAAACTACCGCCGGTTTCCCCTCCTCGTACCTCTCTGCAAAGAGCTCAGCGGCTCCGCCGCAGCTCAATCCACGGCTGCGCGGCAGCTCTTGCAAACTCAAACGGATGCTTCCGCTCCGAGAATCACCTCTGCCGGCCGCAATCTCAATTTCCGGCCGGTCATCGGAATCCTCAGTCACCCAGGGGACGGCGCCTCCGGCCGCCTTAACAACGCTCCCAATGTTTCCTACATTGCGGCCTCGTATTCCAAGTTTGTTGAATCTGCGGGTGCTAGAGTTATACCTCTTATCTACAATGAACCTTGGGAGGTTCTTTATGGA AAACTGAGTTTGGTCAATGGAGTGATCTTCACAGGAGGCTGGGCCAAAAAAGGTCTTTACGCTGAGGTTGTTGAATCAATATTTAAG GAAGTCTTGAGAAAAAATGATGCTGGAGACCATTACCCTTTGCTTGCTATCTGCTTAGGTTTTGAACTGGTGATCAAGATCGTGAGTGAG GATAACATGATCCTAGAGAGATTTAATGCAGTAGATCAAGCTTCAACATTGCAATTCGTGGAGAACATAAACATGAATGGAACTGTATTTCATAG GTTCCCTCCCACTTTATTAAAGAAGCTCAGTACAGACTGCCTAGTGATGCAACATCATAAG CAGTTCGGGATATCACCCGAAAAATTCCAAAACAACAAGAGATTATCTAGCTTCTTTAAGATTTTAGCAACTAGTGCAGATGAGGATGGCAAG GTCTATGTTTCAACTGTGCAGGCACGGAGATATCCAGTAACCGGTGTGCAATTTCATCCAGAG AAAAATTCTTTCGAATGGGGCTTGCAAGGGATCCCACACTCAGAAGATGCAGTTCAAGTTACTCAACATATTGCTAACTTTCTAGTGAG GGAGGCCAGAATGTCTTCGAACAGGCCATCCTCCAAGGAAGTTCTTGACAACCTCATATACAATTACACTCCCACTTATTGTGGCAAATCtgg GCGAGGGTTTGATGAGGTATACATTTTCAGCAAGGCAGGCCGGCACTTTACATGA
- the LOC131012086 gene encoding gamma-glutamyl hydrolase 2-like isoform X5: MAPPPPPPLSTSDSTASDSPESTSSPVDSSASGMLNYRRFPLLVPLCKELSGSAAAQSTAARQLLQTQTDASAPRITSAGRNLNFRPVIGILSHPGDGASGRLNNAPNVSYIAASYSKFVESAGARVIPLIYNEPWEVLYGKLSLVNGVIFTGGWAKKGLYAEVVESIFKEVLRKNDAGDHYPLLAICLGFELVIKIVSEDNMILERFNAVDQASTLQFVENINMNGTVFHRFPPTLLKKLSTDCLVMQHHKVYVSTVQARRYPVTGVQFHPEKNSFEWGLQGIPHSEDAVQVTQHIANFLVREARMSSNRPSSKEVLDNLIYNYTPTYCGKSGSLSLSLSLHFVVSVRWGRKEYEDK, from the exons ATGGCTCCACCACCGCCTCCTCCGCTCTCCACCTCAGACTCCACCGCCTCCGACTCGCCAGAATCCACGTCCTCTCCCGTCGACTCTTCTGCCTCTGGTATGCTAAACTACCGCCGGTTTCCCCTCCTCGTACCTCTCTGCAAAGAGCTCAGCGGCTCCGCCGCAGCTCAATCCACGGCTGCGCGGCAGCTCTTGCAAACTCAAACGGATGCTTCCGCTCCGAGAATCACCTCTGCCGGCCGCAATCTCAATTTCCGGCCGGTCATCGGAATCCTCAGTCACCCAGGGGACGGCGCCTCCGGCCGCCTTAACAACGCTCCCAATGTTTCCTACATTGCGGCCTCGTATTCCAAGTTTGTTGAATCTGCGGGTGCTAGAGTTATACCTCTTATCTACAATGAACCTTGGGAGGTTCTTTATGGA AAACTGAGTTTGGTCAATGGAGTGATCTTCACAGGAGGCTGGGCCAAAAAAGGTCTTTACGCTGAGGTTGTTGAATCAATATTTAAG GAAGTCTTGAGAAAAAATGATGCTGGAGACCATTACCCTTTGCTTGCTATCTGCTTAGGTTTTGAACTGGTGATCAAGATCGTGAGTGAG GATAACATGATCCTAGAGAGATTTAATGCAGTAGATCAAGCTTCAACATTGCAATTCGTGGAGAACATAAACATGAATGGAACTGTATTTCATAG GTTCCCTCCCACTTTATTAAAGAAGCTCAGTACAGACTGCCTAGTGATGCAACATCATAAG GTCTATGTTTCAACTGTGCAGGCACGGAGATATCCAGTAACCGGTGTGCAATTTCATCCAGAG AAAAATTCTTTCGAATGGGGCTTGCAAGGGATCCCACACTCAGAAGATGCAGTTCAAGTTACTCAACATATTGCTAACTTTCTAGTGAG GGAGGCCAGAATGTCTTCGAACAGGCCATCCTCCAAGGAAGTTCTTGACAACCTCATATACAATTACACTCCCACTTATTGTGGCAAATCtgggtctctctctctctctctctctcttcattttGTGGTTTCTGTGAGATGGGGTAGGAAGGAATATGAAGACAAGTAa
- the LOC131012086 gene encoding gamma-glutamyl hydrolase 2-like isoform X2 yields the protein MAPPPPPPLSTSDSTASDSPESTSSPVDSSASGMLNYRRFPLLVPLCKELSGSAAAQSTAARQLLQTQTDASAPRITSAGRNLNFRPVIGILSHPGDGASGRLNNAPNVSYIAASYSKFVESAGARVIPLIYNEPWEVLYGKLSLVNGVIFTGGWAKKGLYAEVVESIFKEVLRKNDAGDHYPLLAICLGFELVIKIVSEDNMILERFNAVDQASTLQFVENINMNGTVFHRFPPTLLKKLSTDCLVMQHHKFGISPEKFQNNKRLSSFFKILATSADEDGKVYVSTVQARRYPVTGVQFHPEKNSFEWGLQGIPHSEDAVQVTQHIANFLVREARMSSNRPSSKEVLDNLIYNYTPTYCGKSGSLSLSLSLHFVVSVRWGRKEYEDK from the exons ATGGCTCCACCACCGCCTCCTCCGCTCTCCACCTCAGACTCCACCGCCTCCGACTCGCCAGAATCCACGTCCTCTCCCGTCGACTCTTCTGCCTCTGGTATGCTAAACTACCGCCGGTTTCCCCTCCTCGTACCTCTCTGCAAAGAGCTCAGCGGCTCCGCCGCAGCTCAATCCACGGCTGCGCGGCAGCTCTTGCAAACTCAAACGGATGCTTCCGCTCCGAGAATCACCTCTGCCGGCCGCAATCTCAATTTCCGGCCGGTCATCGGAATCCTCAGTCACCCAGGGGACGGCGCCTCCGGCCGCCTTAACAACGCTCCCAATGTTTCCTACATTGCGGCCTCGTATTCCAAGTTTGTTGAATCTGCGGGTGCTAGAGTTATACCTCTTATCTACAATGAACCTTGGGAGGTTCTTTATGGA AAACTGAGTTTGGTCAATGGAGTGATCTTCACAGGAGGCTGGGCCAAAAAAGGTCTTTACGCTGAGGTTGTTGAATCAATATTTAAG GAAGTCTTGAGAAAAAATGATGCTGGAGACCATTACCCTTTGCTTGCTATCTGCTTAGGTTTTGAACTGGTGATCAAGATCGTGAGTGAG GATAACATGATCCTAGAGAGATTTAATGCAGTAGATCAAGCTTCAACATTGCAATTCGTGGAGAACATAAACATGAATGGAACTGTATTTCATAG GTTCCCTCCCACTTTATTAAAGAAGCTCAGTACAGACTGCCTAGTGATGCAACATCATAAG TTCGGGATATCACCCGAAAAATTCCAAAACAACAAGAGATTATCTAGCTTCTTTAAGATTTTAGCAACTAGTGCAGATGAGGATGGCAAG GTCTATGTTTCAACTGTGCAGGCACGGAGATATCCAGTAACCGGTGTGCAATTTCATCCAGAG AAAAATTCTTTCGAATGGGGCTTGCAAGGGATCCCACACTCAGAAGATGCAGTTCAAGTTACTCAACATATTGCTAACTTTCTAGTGAG GGAGGCCAGAATGTCTTCGAACAGGCCATCCTCCAAGGAAGTTCTTGACAACCTCATATACAATTACACTCCCACTTATTGTGGCAAATCtgggtctctctctctctctctctctcttcattttGTGGTTTCTGTGAGATGGGGTAGGAAGGAATATGAAGACAAGTAa
- the LOC131012086 gene encoding gamma-glutamyl hydrolase 2-like isoform X1, with product MAPPPPPPLSTSDSTASDSPESTSSPVDSSASGMLNYRRFPLLVPLCKELSGSAAAQSTAARQLLQTQTDASAPRITSAGRNLNFRPVIGILSHPGDGASGRLNNAPNVSYIAASYSKFVESAGARVIPLIYNEPWEVLYGKLSLVNGVIFTGGWAKKGLYAEVVESIFKEVLRKNDAGDHYPLLAICLGFELVIKIVSEDNMILERFNAVDQASTLQFVENINMNGTVFHRFPPTLLKKLSTDCLVMQHHKQFGISPEKFQNNKRLSSFFKILATSADEDGKVYVSTVQARRYPVTGVQFHPEKNSFEWGLQGIPHSEDAVQVTQHIANFLVREARMSSNRPSSKEVLDNLIYNYTPTYCGKSGSLSLSLSLHFVVSVRWGRKEYEDK from the exons ATGGCTCCACCACCGCCTCCTCCGCTCTCCACCTCAGACTCCACCGCCTCCGACTCGCCAGAATCCACGTCCTCTCCCGTCGACTCTTCTGCCTCTGGTATGCTAAACTACCGCCGGTTTCCCCTCCTCGTACCTCTCTGCAAAGAGCTCAGCGGCTCCGCCGCAGCTCAATCCACGGCTGCGCGGCAGCTCTTGCAAACTCAAACGGATGCTTCCGCTCCGAGAATCACCTCTGCCGGCCGCAATCTCAATTTCCGGCCGGTCATCGGAATCCTCAGTCACCCAGGGGACGGCGCCTCCGGCCGCCTTAACAACGCTCCCAATGTTTCCTACATTGCGGCCTCGTATTCCAAGTTTGTTGAATCTGCGGGTGCTAGAGTTATACCTCTTATCTACAATGAACCTTGGGAGGTTCTTTATGGA AAACTGAGTTTGGTCAATGGAGTGATCTTCACAGGAGGCTGGGCCAAAAAAGGTCTTTACGCTGAGGTTGTTGAATCAATATTTAAG GAAGTCTTGAGAAAAAATGATGCTGGAGACCATTACCCTTTGCTTGCTATCTGCTTAGGTTTTGAACTGGTGATCAAGATCGTGAGTGAG GATAACATGATCCTAGAGAGATTTAATGCAGTAGATCAAGCTTCAACATTGCAATTCGTGGAGAACATAAACATGAATGGAACTGTATTTCATAG GTTCCCTCCCACTTTATTAAAGAAGCTCAGTACAGACTGCCTAGTGATGCAACATCATAAG CAGTTCGGGATATCACCCGAAAAATTCCAAAACAACAAGAGATTATCTAGCTTCTTTAAGATTTTAGCAACTAGTGCAGATGAGGATGGCAAG GTCTATGTTTCAACTGTGCAGGCACGGAGATATCCAGTAACCGGTGTGCAATTTCATCCAGAG AAAAATTCTTTCGAATGGGGCTTGCAAGGGATCCCACACTCAGAAGATGCAGTTCAAGTTACTCAACATATTGCTAACTTTCTAGTGAG GGAGGCCAGAATGTCTTCGAACAGGCCATCCTCCAAGGAAGTTCTTGACAACCTCATATACAATTACACTCCCACTTATTGTGGCAAATCtgggtctctctctctctctctctctcttcattttGTGGTTTCTGTGAGATGGGGTAGGAAGGAATATGAAGACAAGTAa
- the LOC131012086 gene encoding gamma-glutamyl hydrolase 2-like isoform X6, producing MAPPPPPPLSTSDSTASDSPESTSSPVDSSASGMLNYRRFPLLVPLCKELSGSAAAQSTAARQLLQTQTDASAPRITSAGRNLNFRPVIGILSHPGDGASGRLNNAPNVSYIAASYSKFVESAGARVIPLIYNEPWEVLYGKLSLVNGVIFTGGWAKKGLYAEVVESIFKEVLRKNDAGDHYPLLAICLGFELVIKIVSEDNMILERFNAVDQASTLQFVENINMNGTVFHRFPPTLLKKLSTDCLVMQHHKQFGISPEKFQNNKRLSSFFKILATSADEDGKVYVSTVQARRYPVTGVQFHPESRRRAAIASLRCSSINRRRSHGHLCLPLSP from the exons ATGGCTCCACCACCGCCTCCTCCGCTCTCCACCTCAGACTCCACCGCCTCCGACTCGCCAGAATCCACGTCCTCTCCCGTCGACTCTTCTGCCTCTGGTATGCTAAACTACCGCCGGTTTCCCCTCCTCGTACCTCTCTGCAAAGAGCTCAGCGGCTCCGCCGCAGCTCAATCCACGGCTGCGCGGCAGCTCTTGCAAACTCAAACGGATGCTTCCGCTCCGAGAATCACCTCTGCCGGCCGCAATCTCAATTTCCGGCCGGTCATCGGAATCCTCAGTCACCCAGGGGACGGCGCCTCCGGCCGCCTTAACAACGCTCCCAATGTTTCCTACATTGCGGCCTCGTATTCCAAGTTTGTTGAATCTGCGGGTGCTAGAGTTATACCTCTTATCTACAATGAACCTTGGGAGGTTCTTTATGGA AAACTGAGTTTGGTCAATGGAGTGATCTTCACAGGAGGCTGGGCCAAAAAAGGTCTTTACGCTGAGGTTGTTGAATCAATATTTAAG GAAGTCTTGAGAAAAAATGATGCTGGAGACCATTACCCTTTGCTTGCTATCTGCTTAGGTTTTGAACTGGTGATCAAGATCGTGAGTGAG GATAACATGATCCTAGAGAGATTTAATGCAGTAGATCAAGCTTCAACATTGCAATTCGTGGAGAACATAAACATGAATGGAACTGTATTTCATAG GTTCCCTCCCACTTTATTAAAGAAGCTCAGTACAGACTGCCTAGTGATGCAACATCATAAG CAGTTCGGGATATCACCCGAAAAATTCCAAAACAACAAGAGATTATCTAGCTTCTTTAAGATTTTAGCAACTAGTGCAGATGAGGATGGCAAG GTCTATGTTTCAACTGTGCAGGCACGGAGATATCCAGTAACCGGTGTGCAATTTCATCCAGAG TCTCGGCGAAGGGCCGCCATCGCCTCCCTCCGATGCAGCAGCATCAACCGTAGGAGGAGCCACGGCCACCTgtgtctccctctctctccctag
- the LOC131012086 gene encoding gamma-glutamyl hydrolase 2-like isoform X7 encodes MAPPPPPPLSTSDSTASDSPESTSSPVDSSASGMLNYRRFPLLVPLCKELSGSAAAQSTAARQLLQTQTDASAPRITSAGRNLNFRPVIGILSHPGDGASGRLNNAPNVSYIAASYSKFVESAGARVIPLIYNEPWEVLYGKLSLVNGVIFTGGWAKKGLYAEVVESIFKEVLRKNDAGDHYPLLAICLGFELVIKIVSEDNMILERFNAVDQASTLQFVENINMNGTVFHRFPPTLLKKLSTDCLVMQHHKQFGISPEKFQNNKRLSSFFKILATSADEDGKVYVSTVQARRYPVTGVQFHPEK; translated from the exons ATGGCTCCACCACCGCCTCCTCCGCTCTCCACCTCAGACTCCACCGCCTCCGACTCGCCAGAATCCACGTCCTCTCCCGTCGACTCTTCTGCCTCTGGTATGCTAAACTACCGCCGGTTTCCCCTCCTCGTACCTCTCTGCAAAGAGCTCAGCGGCTCCGCCGCAGCTCAATCCACGGCTGCGCGGCAGCTCTTGCAAACTCAAACGGATGCTTCCGCTCCGAGAATCACCTCTGCCGGCCGCAATCTCAATTTCCGGCCGGTCATCGGAATCCTCAGTCACCCAGGGGACGGCGCCTCCGGCCGCCTTAACAACGCTCCCAATGTTTCCTACATTGCGGCCTCGTATTCCAAGTTTGTTGAATCTGCGGGTGCTAGAGTTATACCTCTTATCTACAATGAACCTTGGGAGGTTCTTTATGGA AAACTGAGTTTGGTCAATGGAGTGATCTTCACAGGAGGCTGGGCCAAAAAAGGTCTTTACGCTGAGGTTGTTGAATCAATATTTAAG GAAGTCTTGAGAAAAAATGATGCTGGAGACCATTACCCTTTGCTTGCTATCTGCTTAGGTTTTGAACTGGTGATCAAGATCGTGAGTGAG GATAACATGATCCTAGAGAGATTTAATGCAGTAGATCAAGCTTCAACATTGCAATTCGTGGAGAACATAAACATGAATGGAACTGTATTTCATAG GTTCCCTCCCACTTTATTAAAGAAGCTCAGTACAGACTGCCTAGTGATGCAACATCATAAG CAGTTCGGGATATCACCCGAAAAATTCCAAAACAACAAGAGATTATCTAGCTTCTTTAAGATTTTAGCAACTAGTGCAGATGAGGATGGCAAG GTCTATGTTTCAACTGTGCAGGCACGGAGATATCCAGTAACCGGTGTGCAATTTCATCCAGAG AAATGA
- the LOC131012088 gene encoding gamma-glutamyl hydrolase 2-like, with the protein MLYIIWISLLVALSHELSASVNAQSTDALLLLPTHNDAVVAGPRCPTADPNLNFRPVIGILSHPGDGASGRLSNATNASYIAASYVKFVESAGARVVPLIYNEPPEVLYKKLSLVNGVIFTGGSSKTGLYFEVVTSIFKDVLRKNDAGDRFPLLAICLGFELLTMIVSKDNDILERFSASDQASTLQFVENIDITGTVFERFPSVLLNKLSTECLVMQNHKFGISPEKLQKTKSLSSFFEILTTTADSDDKVYVSTAQAHRYPVTAVQWHPEKNAFEWASSSIPHSEDAIQVTQNVANFIVREARLSTHRPSAQEVLNNLIYNYIPTYCGKAGTGFDEVYIFS; encoded by the exons ATGCTGTATATTATCTGGATTTCTCTCCTCGTAGCTCTCTCCCATGAGCTCAGCGCTTCCGTCAACGCTCAGTCCACTGACGCGCTGCTCCTCCTGCCCACTCATAACGACGCCGTCGTTGCTGGTCCCCGGTGCCCCACGGCGGACCCCAATCTCAATTTCCGACCGGTCATCGGAATTCTCAGCCACCCTGGCGACGGCGCCTCCGGGCGCCTCAGCAATGCCACTAATGCGTCTTACATAGCTGCTTCTTATGTGAAATTTGTTGAATCTGCTGGTGCCAGAGTCGTTCCCCTCATATACAATGAACCTCCGGAGGTTCTGTACAAA AAACTCAGTTTGGTTAATGGAGTAATCTTCACCGGAGGGTCATCCAAAACTGGTCTCTACTTTGAGGTTGTCACGTCGATATTTAAG GATGTCCTGAGAAAGAATGATGCTGGAGATCGTTTCCCTTTGCTTGCCATCTGCTTAGGTTTTGAGCTTTTAACCATGATAGTGAGCAAG GACAACGACATCCTTGAGAGATTTAGTGCATCAGATCAAGCTTCAACACTCCAATTCGTGGAAAACATAGATATTACTGGAACTGTGTTTGAAAG ATTTCCTTCAGTTTTGCTGAATAAGCTGAGTACGGAATGCCTTGTGATGCAAAATCATAAG TTTGGCATATCACCTGAAAAACTCCAGAAGACTAAGAGTCTTTCTAGCTTCTTTGAGATCTTAACTACTACTGCAGATAGTGATGATAAG GTCTATGTTTCAACAGCCCAAGCACACAGATATCCGGTGACAGCTGTTCAGTGGCACCCAGAG AAAAATGCTTTTGAGTGGGCCTCGTCAAGTATTCCACATTCAGAAGATGCAATTCAAGTCACTCAAAATGTAGCCAATTTTATTGTAAG GGAGGCTAGATTGTCTACGCATAGACCGTCTGCCCAGGAAGTGCTCAACAACCTCATCTATAATTATATTCCTACATATTGTGGAAAGGCTgg GACGGGGTTTGACGAGGTCTACATTTTCAGCTAG